DNA sequence from the Euwallacea fornicatus isolate EFF26 chromosome 2, ASM4011564v1, whole genome shotgun sequence genome:
TACTGCTTGAACATGTCAATTTACGTTTTTATTACTCTTTCACCGGTTTACAGTAGTCATGGTCATTTTGATGTCGATTCCTCTAAACATGTCAGCCGATACCTGCAACTTAATTGTCAGAAAACATTTCTCCACTCAGCGGCCATGTCTAACTGTTCGTATTGTGAAGCTGGTTGAGTTCAATCTATCATTCTACAAGCGGTTCCAGACTGAACGCGGCTCGTTGCACTGCGCTTGAAGACACCGTCTCGAACTACGCATTTCAACGAAGAAAAGTGCAGActggcaaaaaaatgtttaaagaaaaaaatttaatcagtgctttatttcttaattggCACACGCGCatactattttaattaaagtcaaGGTCACTCAACTCAAATCCGTAAAGTGCAACGCACATATTCACAAACTCGTCAAAAATAgacgtttttctttattgatGTGCGAACAATCGCTAGATCACGGTGCAGAATCGCGCAATTTGGCGCACTTCAACGCAGAGTTACGTTGCGCAGAACAGATTTTAAGCATGATCGGTCCGGAGCCGTcttaaaaaactataattttcacatgttgaatgtttttcagttaaaaattgcttcaacACCAACTTGTATACatcattaaattcagaaaagtattttctatcaaaaaatgtaaaaaaatatatgtgtagttctatttgaaattttgaagttggCTCCTGAAGCAGAAGTCGCTGAGTAAAAAAGCAAACTGTTACTTAGTAGTTTCaacaatatcattttttgtttgtttttagttcATGAAAATCCGTTCATAAATACCTGGGTTATAGCTTTCCTCGTTTagagaccctgtatattcaaaaAGCATTACAAATTTTACGCTAACATCGCTGATAAAGATGTGAACGCTCTACAATATCTCCTGCATTACACTTCATCgcataataaatttgcaatcCAACCATGTTTTGCAGCTTGCTAAGTACCAAACCGATGAATTTATAGATGAGTTATACAATTTAAAGTCTGCAAACAAATTGTCGAAAACATCCCGAAGGTGcataaaatgtaaatgtctTAATATTCTGCATGCAATACATTGCAAGACTCAACAGGCCGTGTTCAACCTATCAGGCTCGCATTTTGTGGCATTTTCCCAGTCTAGCAAAGCAAgtgaaatgtcaaattttaaaaacctgCTCATCTTTTTTAATCGTTATGGGATATTATTCCACGACATGCTctgaaagttttattatatCTCTCTACATTTCggtaaattcaaaaaacataTCCATCTGCATTCCATATCCATATCCATTTGCattctaaaatttcattaaattgcaGAGGACTtatcaaaagaaatatttggatttgagctttattattttatatcagttttcgaataaaaaggAAATCCAAATGCAATTCTATGTCACAATTCTTGGATCTTCTGGAGTACAAAAACTTTTGCAGCCTTTGAGAGTTTTAGTTAGAGTTACTGGATGAGAATGAAGTACCTAACTAAAATAATACCTTAATATCTTTAtaacttaatttgttttggGAATATTTTGGATGCAGCATTGTTTCTCGGGCATTTGTGCCATACTACATTTGTGTCTAAAATTATGGAACCAAACTTTGTATGAATTTCAATCACATTTGTGCGAAACAGTGCACCCTTGGCATTCTACAAAatacacatacatatatatttttttggtaaatcgcacctatttgatttaaaaaaatgtatttcttttCAGAATGGATGTACTGTTATGTACCAAAAAAGGGATGTTAAGAAAACATAACGCTTTAAAATTGCATACAGAAATATCTGATAGTGCTTTCAGATTCTTCCACATGGTATTCAAAAATCTAAATCAAAAAGCACCGCGTTTCATCTTATataatgacaaattaattagaactTTTGGTAAGATCCAACAATGGTTAAAATGAAAGCGCCaacaatttgtcaaaaaaaattatcaatatcgatataaaacaaaaaaatctatgtaaaattgaaagtggataatatttattttgtccGATTTTTTATGTCCAAAAGTGTACTacgattaaattaattttttaaaaatgggaAATACGTCCTGCGATATCAACTCCATTTGCACAAAAAGTCTAAACAAACTCTTTGAATTTGCTATTAAACGTTACATTTTACCATATTTTCAATATGCTGTATATGGCATAATAATCTGgtataacaaaaattgtaagCGTCTCTAAACACAAAAGCAACGAGCTTCTGATCcctgaaaatgttaaaaaataactcaaaCATTCCGCGGTACGTTCATTTCatctaaatgttttaaataaaatctatcaatgtatttttatttatttcagatACATAGAAAAAAACTACGTGCTCTGTTCACATAAAAGATGCACTTTAGCTATCACCACCTGCTATGTCTTACCCCTATTCCTCTGCGTTCCTCAATATATCATCCTCACAGTACAAGCAACAAATATAACAGAAGAAAACGTACcttacaccctgtatgtagtGGACCTTACCGACTTAGTGGGCTGTGACAATAAAGAAACTCTGTTGAAAGTGAACTTTTGGCTCTACAGCATATTCCTGAAGCTTCTAccctgtttaattttaatagtcATAAGCATATGGTTGATAAACACCCTCTTTAAGGCAAAGAAAGGCCGgcaagttttaaaaagctaTGACAACAACTTGTTAGTTTCCGACGGGAAGGATAAGAAACACTCAAAATACGAGAGACGGGCAGATAAGAcaacaaaaatgttaatagcCATTCTATTTTTGTTCCTGCTAACCGAACTACCACAAGGGTTGTTCTCGCTTTTTATCGCCCTGAATGGAAAGCACTTATTTCTTACTTGTTACCAGCTTTATGGAGAAATTATGGATATATGCGCGCTACTAAATGGAtctataaatttcatattatattGCTCCATGAACAGAATGTTCAGGATTACGTTCGGGCAAGTGTTCAGGAACAAAATCTTAGGTCGGTGGATCCAGCCCACTGTTTCGGATACACCAACAATGTAAGTGtatttagaattaaataaacatttgtgAGTATTAAAAGTAGATCTTtgagaaatacaaaaatgtcTTTGGTAGCAATAAGTCATTTGCCTAATAAGTGTGGAAATTTATACTTCACCGTGCGCTAATTGAAATGACACGAAGCAGAGATGCGCGCGGTAGTCATGGCTATACCGCACGTGTtagttataatatttttcccacGAGCGCATGTATAAACTGTATTGACTGctgcaacttcaacaaaataaattatatacgtgctgtaaattttttattctcgcGCAAGTGGTGAAAACTTTTACGTCATACATATCATGTTAGGAATACGTCTGACACGTAAATAGGGGCTGTTAGAGAGCAGGAATTGCATTTTAATCTACATTtggaactttatttttaataggtTGTTTTACTTCATTGGGGGCTCGGACaaagatttttgttaaaaaaagggtTTCAAAACAAGGGTTCTCGTCCAACACCTTAATAATGGGTGAATGTCacttttaattcattttaactgAGCATAATGTGTGATTCCGACGCTCCgacttcttatttttttatgttttagatCTATCTAActtatttgattatttttgttcCAGGATTGTTGCCAACAAGACAATTATCACAACCGTATAATTAATTAGGAATAAATTTTAGGTTCATGTAAGTCATagttatgaaaatattaataacttttttacatacatatattctttttgtatttcatttaaggtttaatatttgattattgaatgtttaataaatggctgaaagtatttgtttttgtaagcTTTCACTTAGTAcacattaaaatattgaaaaagacCTTCTTAGGAATAAcataaggaaaattttaattattttagcttATATTATTATCCCTGATTCTATTTTACAATCGTTGATCAGTACGAAATATTACTACCAACAGCAGAACTTACTCGGCCTCTAATTAAATTACTACAAGGCAACATAAATTGAAATCTCCTGTCAATTCTAAAACACTTGTTCCAGGGAAGACATATGAGATCTAAATAGAAATTTCAGTAATGAAATCGTTACCTTCTCATCCTATCCATTCAGTCCCAGGATAGGAAACCTTTCATGATTCtccattaaaatataataagaattgatttaaaatattgactttATCTTCAATATGGGAAATTACATAGTCACACCTACCTTGCCATaaagacaattaaatttgcagcgcttgtttcagcacatatttttaaactccAAAAAAGCCGcaattaaataacaaataaatctaaaattgtgCAATAAACTTCCATGTCGAAACAAATTACGTCACTACAACTTTTTGAAGATCATCACATCCGGCGTTTAATTTGTACGGTCggctaattttttcttatcgaCATGCGATAATTCTGAATTGAACCTATTTATAGAATATTATAACTGATAATCAAGTAAAATAACTACTGTTTTTATCTATATGGTCAACAACGGcataaataatcaaattagTGAACATTGTATGCATATTTCAACAAGGAGACAAAAGGTTCTGTATCCATAGTTTCAGCCACAAGTATCGATTAAGAGTAAATAAGCATGACACTGTCAGCGCTAAAGTCGTACAAATAGTGTGTTATATGAAATATggacaaatttttcaatatataaaaGAGACTATATTTTAGTCTTCATGTGGATCATAATACTATCCATCATTACACGACTTTCAAATTCTTCTGATCCTTTTAATCCAACTATCAATTAAATAAACGATTGCTCATTTTGTCATCTGCACGGTAGAATTACATAATAttatcagttaaaactaactgaaaatattatatagtTTGATAGACGTGTTAGACTGTGGCAAACGACGATAACCCCTAACATCTTAATGGCGGATTCTGTCAGTGTATCAGATTAACTAGATCTCTAACTAATATCTTCACATCCTTTGTTTTACACaacctataaaaaaataatgaataacaAAATCGTAATaattcttataaaaaaatattaaagtctCACAGACTATCTACATATTAACACCTTTCCTGACTCGTGCTCTAAGAATATAATAAATAGTAGCtattaaagaatgaaataaaacgaattaattttcaaaccattctatttattttcaaccAGAAGAGGTCGATAGACTACATATTAATATACCTATATTGCATCCAACAATAACTGTTTGAAACGTTATTAACATATTATATTACAATTATAATTTACATATATACAGATGCATACAAATAACtatctaataattattttggataACCAGCCTATTAACGGACGGCATCCCTATTTTTACCGTTAAAACAAGTATAAATactttgaaataaacaaacatgTAATGACTATCAACAAACGATTTCCAACACAATTATTTAGAGATTAGGCGattcgtataaaaaaaattaaaacctgttttatttcaaatttcagaaaTCCCATGTGGTCGAGTTGTGTAAACAAATATCTACTTAAGGTATGATAGGGAACGTTTAAGTAAATTGATGTTGTAGagaaatctctaaaaaaaacgaaaatagtaAGTCGGGAGATTTGAAAGGAACGGAGCTATTTCCGACGTATTGCGTATTCCAAGGTAGTACTAAATATAATGGTtctttataatattaaattgttgaaaCAAAGCATGAATTCGCTGGCTTGTCGATCCCAGATTGTTTaccagaaaatatttaaaattcaccgGGAGAAAACAAGAGTATAGAGCCAGTAGCCACGTTCTCCAAACTTAAGCGGAAGAATTCATAATTATGTACCTCGTAATTACGGCCCTCTTAAACCCTCGACCTCATTTTCTATGTCGGGAAGTCACGTCCACCTTAAAAGTACCCATGAAATCACTTTTGAGAGGGAAGCAGTTGGATAAGTCTCCCTTACCTTCACGTAGTGCCCGTTATTAAACCTTACGGTCCTGGGTAGAACCAAAATCTAACTGTCTGGTTGTGAAAAAAAAGTCTTCTCTAACAGATGAAAAAACAATAGATGCacttattcttaatttttaaaataggtTCAAATCAATATAATGTTCAGCAACGAACTAATGAATAGTAagattaactaaaaaaaacacaaatattcataaatattttgaaagtagATAAATAATAGGttggttattatttttaaataaaaattataatagcTGAAGTAGTGGCAAATAAAACTAAACTCCAAACCTCCATTATAACACTTTTAAACggtgatatatttttttccttctctaaAACAACGCAACGCGCAATCAGCATCAAAAATATACTCGAAGTCAACC
Encoded proteins:
- the LOC136350173 gene encoding G-protein coupled receptor dmsr-1-like, yielding MDNNETAIRIYLKELFLSRGTNATDDYIEKIVVHTINRLEMASSTADPTCGGHLKELANIYAEDYHPYCAIVVCLLGIVTNCLNIIILTRKDMVSVPINRILTSLACADVLLMIEYIPFTLYYKYESKEKMFPYVGAVYMLCHMHVTQILHAISICLTLTLAVWRFLAIKYIEKNYVLCSHKRCTLAITTCYVLPLFLCVPQYIILTVQATNITEENVPYTLYVVDLTDLVGCDNKETLLKVNFWLYSIFLKLLPCLILIVISIWLINTLFKAKKGRQVLKSYDNNLLVSDGKDKKHSKYERRADKTTKMLIAILFLFLLTELPQGLFSLFIALNGKHLFLTCYQLYGEIMDICALLNGSINFILYCSMNRMFRITFGQVFRNKILGRWIQPTVSDTPTMIVANKTIITTV